The DNA region CGGTTTCGGTGGAGCAGGGATTGTCAACCACGGTGCGCCAGCGCGAGGTGGAGACCGTCGAGTTCAACCGCGACCAGGGCTTCGGCATCACCCTGTACGTGGGGCAGCGCAAGGGCTCGGCCAGTACCTCGGCCACCGGCGACGACGCCATCCGCGAGACGGTGGCGGCTGCGCTGGCCATCGCCAGGCACGCGTCCGAGGACGAGTGCGCCGGCCTCGCCGATCGCGGCCTGATGGCCCGCGACCTGCCGGACCTGGACCTCTACCACCCCTGGGCCATCACCCCCGAGCAGGCGGTGGAGCAGGCGCTGGTGTGCGAGGCGGCGGCCTTCGATGCCGACCCCCGCATCAGCAATGCCGATGGCACCACCCTCAGCACTCACCAGGGCTGCCGCGTCTACGGCAACAGCCACGGCTTCATCGGCGGCTATGCCAGCAGCCGGCACAGCCTGAGCTGCGTGATGATCGCCGGTGGCGAAGGGCAGATGCAGCGCGACTACTGGTATGACGTGAACCGTATCGGCACCCAGCTGACCGATGCGCAGTTCATCGGTCGTCGTGCGGCCGAGCGCACCGTCAACCGCCTGGGCGCCCGCCCGGTGCCGACATGCGAGGTGCCGGTGCTGTTCGCGGCCGAGTTGGCCACCGGGCTGTTCAGCAGCTTCCTGTCGGCGATCTCCGGCGGCAATCTCTACCGCAAGTCATCCTTCCTTGAGGACGCCCTGGGGCAACGCCTGTTCCCCGAGTGGCTGAGCATCGACGAACGCCCGCTGATACCGCGTGCCATGGCCAGCGCCTCCTTCGACAACGACGGGCTGGCGACCTACGCCAAGCCGTTCGTGGAGAAGGGCGAACTGGTCTCCTACATCCTCGGCACCTATTCCGGCCGCAAGCTGGGCCTGCCCAGCACCGCGAACGCCGGAGGCGTGCACAACCTCTTCGTCACCCACGGGCAGGAGGACCAGAAGGCGCTGCTGCGCCGCATGGACCGCGGGCTGCTGGTGACCGAGCTGATGGGGCACGGCCTGAACATGGTCACTGGCGACTACTCCCGTGGCGCGGCCGGCTACTGGGTGGAGAACGGCGAGATCCAGTTCCCCGTCCAGGAAGTCACCATCGCGGGCAACATGAAGGACATGTTCCGGCAGATCCTGGCGGTGGGCAGCGATCTCGAAGTACGCGGCAACATCCGCACCGGCTCGGTGCTGATCGAGCGCATGACGGTGGCGGGCAGCTGACCGCCGCTCCGTTTCGAAAACGCGCCCTCGTGGCGCGTTTTTTGTTTCCGCCGCGTTCGCCTTTCTGCCTCCTT from Pseudomonas tohonis includes:
- the pmbA gene encoding metalloprotease PmbA, encoding MSEVEVVGPQALPELQARVERILAEAGRQGATACEVAVSVEQGLSTTVRQREVETVEFNRDQGFGITLYVGQRKGSASTSATGDDAIRETVAAALAIARHASEDECAGLADRGLMARDLPDLDLYHPWAITPEQAVEQALVCEAAAFDADPRISNADGTTLSTHQGCRVYGNSHGFIGGYASSRHSLSCVMIAGGEGQMQRDYWYDVNRIGTQLTDAQFIGRRAAERTVNRLGARPVPTCEVPVLFAAELATGLFSSFLSAISGGNLYRKSSFLEDALGQRLFPEWLSIDERPLIPRAMASASFDNDGLATYAKPFVEKGELVSYILGTYSGRKLGLPSTANAGGVHNLFVTHGQEDQKALLRRMDRGLLVTELMGHGLNMVTGDYSRGAAGYWVENGEIQFPVQEVTIAGNMKDMFRQILAVGSDLEVRGNIRTGSVLIERMTVAGS